A region from the Devosia lucknowensis genome encodes:
- a CDS encoding anti-phage-associated DUF499 domain-containing protein codes for MTYTRISTVKELCQLSAGALDFALSDQVEHLSDLLTEAERGAEDFFARNFVTQGMERLLREGLQRLNGKSSQAVFELRQAMGGGKTHSMLALGLLARNPQLYDRVPSKITEGLKGETAKVVAIHGRSISNDKFIWGEIAEQLGKGDQFAKFWKNGADAPRETDWISLIGDEPTLILLDELPPYFDFAQTKSVGGGTLANVTTYALSNLLSAAMKLPKTAIVVSNLIGSYQGASKDLAKAISNIAEETKRQARSITPVDLNGNEIYDILRKRMFAALPEHDEIEKIAEAYGEAITVAERSRAIGKSSEQIADEILGSYPFHPSTKHIIALFKENENYRQTRGLMQFISKMLKSVWEGQQGSDVYLIGCQHLDLSIADVREEIVRIGKLEGALSKDVSSVDGSAHAQIVDQNKGNDAATQAAKLLLTASLSESVDAIKGLTKSTLIEYLIAPDRSASEFDDAFDDLQKECWYLHRKDNEVWYFSNIENLRKRIQNRADNAPIGKIEEEMARRLANAFEPRAKVAYQSVHALPKIDDVDLSSGRALLVLSPDSKTPPEAAQKFLESVLNKNAFCVVTGDGSSMGSLEEKTRRIWAIAKVKSDTAGNPTHQLELQEEGEIAEFEFSSALTTLFNRVYFPMVDLADKKTTVLKHAPLKLAPEKSGSTVIIAGEAAIEAALSSSAALKLVTDVNAKMDQLITRAEEMLWPESQTRVPWKDVQSRAVTNARWLWLPVKGLETVRDYAVSTGRWSHDGDGYVDKAPKPPKTQATVDLDTYDEETGQATLRIGTANAGKSPSIRYSLTADVEKDGKPLEDNPLVTDATKLWFLVTDPEGKHEQGDVVVWSNTLTLTHQPQHVAGKRTVELSVVPRGTIRWNTDGSNVREGQVYAGPIELTGDDEVTIYVHAEDQGVSVEKSFRIAAQAGQKVIDKTREARLIKELKGETTAESFKLLKAAAANKAVFENASITVGAGNSNVQIRFGSEVDLAPAVAEELITSARKALGDEGSDVKLIVKKMLFESGFGLEQFATELGEDVAGSEIEQS; via the coding sequence TTGACCTATACGCGGATTTCGACCGTTAAAGAACTGTGCCAGCTAAGCGCAGGTGCACTGGACTTCGCCTTGTCCGACCAGGTTGAACACCTGAGCGACCTTCTCACCGAAGCTGAACGAGGTGCGGAGGATTTCTTCGCCCGGAACTTCGTCACGCAGGGCATGGAGCGTCTCCTTCGGGAAGGGCTGCAGCGCCTCAACGGCAAGTCAAGTCAAGCTGTGTTCGAGCTGCGCCAAGCAATGGGTGGCGGCAAGACCCATTCTATGCTCGCCCTTGGCCTCCTGGCGCGCAACCCGCAGCTCTACGATCGCGTGCCGTCCAAGATCACCGAAGGTTTGAAGGGAGAGACCGCAAAGGTCGTCGCCATTCATGGCCGCTCTATATCCAATGATAAGTTCATCTGGGGCGAGATCGCAGAACAGCTTGGCAAGGGCGACCAGTTCGCCAAGTTTTGGAAGAACGGCGCTGATGCTCCTCGCGAGACCGACTGGATCTCACTGATCGGAGATGAGCCGACCCTCATCCTTCTCGACGAGCTCCCTCCTTACTTCGACTTCGCCCAGACCAAGTCGGTCGGCGGTGGCACCCTTGCCAACGTCACCACATATGCGCTGTCGAACCTTTTGTCGGCGGCCATGAAGCTGCCGAAGACCGCCATCGTGGTCTCCAACCTCATTGGCTCTTATCAGGGAGCGTCGAAAGACCTGGCCAAAGCGATCTCGAACATCGCCGAGGAAACCAAGCGACAAGCCAGGTCGATTACTCCGGTCGATCTCAACGGCAACGAGATCTATGACATCCTCCGCAAGCGCATGTTCGCTGCGCTTCCGGAACACGATGAGATCGAGAAGATTGCCGAAGCCTACGGCGAGGCCATCACAGTTGCCGAACGTTCGAGGGCAATCGGCAAGTCGTCCGAACAGATCGCGGATGAGATCCTGGGATCGTACCCGTTCCACCCGTCGACCAAGCATATCATCGCGCTCTTCAAGGAGAACGAGAACTATCGTCAGACCCGCGGTCTGATGCAGTTCATCTCGAAGATGCTCAAGAGCGTTTGGGAAGGACAGCAGGGCAGCGACGTCTATCTGATCGGCTGTCAACATCTTGACCTCTCCATCGCCGACGTCCGTGAGGAGATCGTGCGGATCGGTAAGCTTGAAGGCGCGCTCTCCAAAGACGTGAGCAGCGTCGATGGCTCCGCGCACGCGCAGATCGTCGATCAGAACAAGGGAAATGACGCCGCCACTCAGGCGGCCAAGCTGCTGCTTACGGCGTCGCTCTCCGAGAGCGTCGACGCCATCAAAGGTCTGACCAAATCTACGCTGATCGAATACCTGATCGCACCCGACCGCAGTGCGTCCGAGTTCGACGACGCCTTCGATGATCTCCAGAAGGAGTGCTGGTACCTCCACCGTAAGGACAATGAAGTCTGGTACTTCTCGAACATTGAGAATCTCCGCAAGCGCATACAGAACCGCGCGGACAATGCTCCGATCGGAAAGATCGAGGAGGAGATGGCTCGTCGGCTTGCGAATGCTTTTGAACCGCGGGCCAAGGTCGCCTATCAAAGCGTTCACGCCCTCCCCAAGATCGACGATGTCGATTTGTCGTCAGGCCGAGCCCTCCTCGTTCTGAGCCCCGACTCCAAGACGCCCCCCGAAGCCGCCCAGAAGTTCCTGGAGAGCGTTCTCAACAAGAATGCCTTCTGCGTCGTCACTGGCGATGGCTCGTCCATGGGCAGCCTTGAGGAGAAGACACGCCGCATCTGGGCCATTGCGAAGGTCAAGTCGGATACCGCCGGCAATCCAACACACCAGCTGGAATTGCAGGAAGAAGGGGAGATCGCGGAATTCGAGTTCTCATCGGCGTTGACCACCTTGTTCAATCGGGTCTACTTCCCGATGGTCGATCTAGCGGACAAGAAGACGACGGTGCTCAAACATGCGCCACTGAAGTTGGCGCCCGAGAAGAGTGGCAGCACCGTTATCATCGCTGGTGAGGCGGCGATCGAAGCAGCTCTGTCGTCCAGTGCCGCCCTTAAGCTGGTCACGGACGTGAATGCCAAGATGGATCAGTTGATCACTCGTGCCGAGGAGATGCTCTGGCCCGAGTCGCAGACCCGTGTGCCATGGAAGGACGTGCAATCTCGGGCGGTGACGAATGCACGTTGGCTTTGGCTGCCCGTAAAAGGTCTGGAGACTGTTCGCGACTATGCAGTCTCGACTGGTCGTTGGAGCCATGACGGCGATGGTTACGTCGACAAGGCACCCAAGCCGCCGAAGACGCAGGCGACCGTTGACCTGGACACGTACGACGAGGAGACAGGCCAGGCCACGCTGCGCATCGGGACTGCCAATGCCGGCAAGTCGCCCAGCATCCGCTATTCGTTAACGGCTGATGTCGAGAAGGATGGCAAGCCGCTGGAGGATAATCCTCTGGTGACGGATGCCACCAAGCTCTGGTTCCTGGTGACCGATCCCGAAGGAAAGCATGAGCAAGGGGACGTGGTCGTTTGGTCCAACACCCTGACGTTGACGCACCAACCCCAGCACGTCGCCGGCAAGCGCACTGTGGAGCTGTCCGTTGTTCCGCGCGGAACCATCCGCTGGAACACCGACGGCAGCAACGTTCGCGAAGGGCAGGTCTATGCTGGCCCGATCGAGCTCACCGGCGACGACGAAGTCACTATCTACGTCCATGCGGAGGACCAGGGCGTCTCGGTCGAGAAGTCCTTCCGTATCGCCGCCCAGGCCGGTCAGAAGGTTATCGACAAGACCCGCGAAGCACGCCTGATCAAGGAGCTCAAGGGCGAGACCACTGCAGAGAGCTTCAAACTCCTCAAGGCAGCCGCAGCGAACAAGGCCGTCTTCGAGAACGCGTCCATAACGGTCGGAGCCGGCAACTCAAACGTCCAAATACGCTTTGGCAGCGAAGTAGATCTGGCACCCGCTGTTGCGGAGGAACTCATCACTTCGGCGCGTAAGGCGCTTGGCGATGAAGGCTCGGACGTCAAGCTTATCGTGAAGAAGATGCTCTTCGAGAGCGGCTTCGGACTTGAGCAATTTGCCACGGAACTGGGCGAGGACGTGGCCGGATCGGAGATCGAGCAATCATGA
- a CDS encoding anti-phage-associated DUF3780 domain-containing protein: MTDAVAAKTTGFGVPDAIDPHHFVVRIPRGSSGEIEIIERFGINAQSSADEEVLRCRLSRPAWSGIKEELTRVLNDRLREKKLKTSRWSAGDNKVERLLGRELCLLAWAVEAARSEDYATSCASWAAMKPEERWWLFRMCEVAGGTADDADFGWRKAVRIAFTEVLDPVERKNRRKKASTGVDLFSLPLVKE, translated from the coding sequence ATGACCGACGCTGTGGCAGCGAAGACGACCGGTTTCGGGGTTCCTGATGCCATCGACCCTCACCACTTTGTCGTGCGGATCCCTCGTGGTTCGTCCGGCGAGATCGAAATCATTGAGCGCTTCGGCATTAACGCACAGTCGTCGGCTGACGAAGAAGTTCTTCGTTGCCGTTTGTCGCGCCCAGCATGGTCCGGCATCAAAGAAGAACTTACTCGCGTTCTTAATGATCGCCTCCGAGAAAAGAAGCTGAAGACTAGCCGCTGGTCTGCTGGTGACAATAAGGTCGAGCGCCTGCTGGGCAGGGAGCTTTGCCTGTTGGCGTGGGCCGTCGAGGCTGCGCGCAGCGAAGACTATGCGACGTCATGTGCTTCTTGGGCGGCGATGAAGCCAGAGGAACGGTGGTGGTTGTTCCGCATGTGTGAGGTTGCAGGTGGCACTGCTGACGACGCAGATTTCGGCTGGCGCAAAGCCGTTCGCATCGCCTTCACGGAAGTTCTCGATCCGGTCGAGAGAAAGAACCGACGCAAGAAGGCTTCCACGGGCGTCGACTTGTTTTCTCTTCCCCTGGTCAAGGAATAA
- a CDS encoding anti-phage-associated DUF1156 domain-containing protein, producing the protein MLKTATEITPFSLANAPYLIERIFPSMKISAEAQKERKAGSGQTLTALGSYWKGRKPLVLVRACLLGGLLPATSNLERDLEVFEMLMALDDQGLATRSHKKSSPGTEFPYEERIKDLRRPEHLGDFLTNEQWQLINGHLGTSAASLSDLINQLGIMRFGRTPVVSDVFSGGGSIPFEASRIGFDAVAADLNPVACMLTWGAMEIVGTNVTEAAAIRQRQEAYAQAFNDEVLKLGLDTDASGNRAKAYLFCLETTCPATGWNVPLLPSTVISEGSRTVAVLVPDEKSKTYRIRIHQAADADEFRTLSTGTVKGGRIVHPMNEDVHGVSVSSIRGETSTSNTNSLRPWTKEDVAPRPQDIFRERLYAIQWQRPDGGIFFKEVTDEDVARESWIEGYVAANLADWQQDGLVSDMAIETGKENEGPIRTNGWTYWHHMFTPRQIVYHKILASIAPSDPVMSLIRAKALDYCNKSSQWRPRGDYPEQLFSGPSLKTMFNWGVRASKPLMETVLTTFFCSPRAGSYKLLTQPAGAMNWSSDLVVTDPPYSDSVVYDEITEFFIAWLRNSHAPQFDNFTWDSRRRLAVKGQGEHFRAGMVSSYRATTEHMSDNGLQIVMFTHKDSKVWSDMAQIFWGAGLQVIADWYIATETTSEIKKGGYIQGTHIIILRKRDGSESGYSDEVTQEVKDEVARQIEDMVGLNQSLRGHGRSENLFNDADLQMAGYAAALRVLTKYVKIDGKDMTVEALRPRANNERTLIDDIIEYAVQVANEHLVPEGMSEQTWRKLTGTERFYLKMMDIETTGSKKVDNYQNFAKAFRVSDYGDLMSSVTANGAALKTAVDFGKRQMGDDEFGSSLTRAVLYALWEMKGGVSDEDVVSHLRDLTTDYLDQRADLQAIATYIASKRKQIDVTESQNATILAGLIKNERLG; encoded by the coding sequence ATGCTGAAGACCGCGACCGAAATTACTCCGTTCAGCCTGGCGAACGCTCCTTACCTAATCGAGCGCATATTCCCTTCTATGAAGATATCAGCCGAGGCGCAGAAAGAGCGCAAGGCTGGCTCCGGTCAGACGTTGACGGCACTTGGTTCATACTGGAAAGGGCGAAAGCCGCTAGTCCTAGTGAGAGCTTGCCTGCTTGGGGGGCTGCTACCGGCGACATCGAACCTCGAACGCGACTTAGAGGTGTTTGAGATGCTCATGGCGTTGGATGATCAAGGGCTGGCGACACGCAGCCACAAGAAGTCCTCACCAGGTACCGAGTTCCCTTATGAGGAAAGGATCAAAGACCTTCGCCGTCCCGAACACCTCGGCGACTTCCTGACAAATGAGCAGTGGCAGTTAATTAACGGGCACCTCGGCACGTCAGCCGCGAGCTTATCAGACCTCATCAATCAACTAGGGATCATGCGCTTCGGCCGAACTCCAGTTGTTTCCGACGTTTTCTCAGGAGGCGGCTCCATACCTTTCGAGGCATCACGTATCGGCTTCGACGCTGTCGCTGCTGATCTCAACCCCGTGGCTTGCATGCTCACTTGGGGCGCGATGGAGATTGTAGGCACTAATGTTACAGAAGCTGCCGCTATTCGCCAACGGCAGGAAGCCTACGCGCAGGCGTTCAACGACGAAGTGCTGAAGCTCGGCCTAGATACCGATGCGTCAGGTAATCGCGCAAAGGCTTACCTGTTTTGCTTAGAAACCACCTGTCCTGCCACAGGTTGGAATGTTCCACTGTTACCCTCTACCGTGATATCGGAAGGATCGAGAACAGTTGCAGTCTTGGTTCCGGACGAGAAGAGTAAGACTTACCGTATACGCATCCATCAGGCGGCGGACGCCGATGAATTCAGAACGCTCTCCACAGGAACTGTGAAGGGCGGACGAATCGTTCATCCAATGAACGAAGACGTTCACGGGGTGAGTGTTTCGTCTATTCGCGGTGAAACAAGTACATCGAATACAAATTCGCTTCGACCATGGACGAAAGAGGATGTAGCGCCTCGCCCGCAGGATATTTTCCGCGAACGACTTTATGCTATTCAGTGGCAAAGGCCTGACGGAGGCATTTTCTTCAAAGAAGTTACCGACGAGGACGTTGCGCGCGAAAGTTGGATTGAGGGCTATGTCGCTGCCAATCTGGCAGACTGGCAGCAAGATGGCCTGGTTTCTGATATGGCCATCGAAACCGGCAAAGAAAATGAGGGGCCGATAAGGACCAACGGGTGGACCTATTGGCACCATATGTTCACGCCACGGCAGATAGTTTATCACAAGATTCTCGCATCTATTGCGCCATCAGATCCTGTGATGTCCCTAATTAGGGCAAAAGCGCTAGACTATTGCAACAAGTCGAGTCAGTGGCGTCCGCGCGGCGACTATCCAGAACAGCTATTCTCGGGACCCTCTCTAAAGACGATGTTCAATTGGGGCGTACGGGCTTCAAAACCTCTAATGGAGACCGTTCTCACCACGTTTTTCTGCTCACCGCGCGCAGGGTCCTACAAGCTGCTTACCCAGCCTGCTGGAGCCATGAACTGGTCATCCGATCTCGTCGTTACCGACCCGCCTTACTCTGACTCGGTTGTTTATGATGAGATAACCGAATTCTTCATAGCCTGGTTGAGGAACTCTCATGCACCTCAATTTGACAACTTTACGTGGGACAGCCGCCGTCGCCTTGCCGTGAAGGGACAAGGTGAACACTTCCGAGCCGGGATGGTAAGTTCATATCGAGCTACGACTGAGCACATGTCAGACAATGGCCTTCAGATCGTTATGTTCACGCATAAAGACAGTAAAGTCTGGTCAGATATGGCCCAAATATTTTGGGGCGCCGGTCTACAGGTGATTGCAGATTGGTACATAGCTACTGAAACAACGTCCGAAATAAAAAAGGGCGGGTACATCCAGGGAACTCACATAATCATTCTTCGCAAGAGAGATGGAAGCGAGAGCGGGTACTCAGACGAAGTAACTCAAGAAGTCAAAGACGAAGTTGCTCGGCAGATCGAAGATATGGTCGGGCTGAACCAAAGCCTTCGCGGTCATGGTCGCAGCGAGAACCTCTTCAACGACGCTGACCTTCAGATGGCTGGTTACGCCGCCGCGCTGCGCGTGCTGACGAAGTACGTGAAGATCGATGGCAAGGACATGACCGTCGAGGCGCTGCGTCCTCGTGCGAACAACGAGCGTACCTTGATCGACGACATCATTGAGTATGCCGTTCAGGTGGCAAACGAACACCTCGTACCAGAAGGGATGAGTGAGCAGACCTGGCGGAAGTTGACCGGAACCGAGCGATTCTATCTGAAGATGATGGACATCGAGACTACGGGGTCAAAGAAGGTGGACAACTATCAGAACTTCGCAAAAGCCTTCCGAGTATCCGACTACGGGGACCTGATGTCCTCGGTGACTGCCAATGGCGCCGCATTGAAAACGGCGGTCGATTTTGGCAAGCGTCAGATGGGTGACGATGAGTTCGGCTCGTCGCTGACACGGGCAGTGCTGTATGCGCTCTGGGAGATGAAAGGTGGCGTCTCAGATGAAGACGTTGTCAGTCATCTCCGGGACCTCACAACCGACTACCTGGACCAGCGAGCGGACCTGCAGGCGATAGCCACCTACATTGCTTCCAAACGGAAGCAGATCGATGTGACGGAATCGCAGAATGCCACTATCCTGGCGGGGCTGATTAAAAACGAACGCCTTGGATAG